AAGCCATGATGTCAGGGTAGCCAGTCCACTGCAACCAGACAAGGAGACGCAAGAGGTGGGTGCCCCTGGCCGCGGGTGCTCTGGGCTGTCTCCGGTTGGAAACTATCTCAAGAGGGTGCATGGGATAAAGGATGGCACCAATTCGCTACCCACGAGCCAGCGCCGGGCAGGGAGACGGGCAGCCTGCTCGCCAGCCGACGGCAGGACTGCGATGGCTCAGGACTCCATGGGAGGAGACTTTGTCCTCCCTGTCTGTGCTGGGCTTGCAAAGGGACTCACTGAGCCCCCCACCACTGGGACTGAGACTTGAACCCAGACCCCTCGTGGGGCTTCGAGGCGGCAGGTTGCGTCAGTGAGCAGAAAAGGATCCTTCCTCCGGCCTAGGAGCcatgctgagctgggctgggctggaagcCACCTGCCCCTGGATCGGGCGGGTAGGAGCCGCACTGAGCCGGGCTGGAAGCCACCTGCCCCTGGATCGGGAAGGTAGGAGCCGCGCCGAGCTAGGCCCAGTGGacgccctccccccagcactcacaGGCCCATTGTAGCTATAGCTCAGGTAATTGATCTCTCCGTTCTTCTCCAGCTCGTAGTAATGGACCCAGTTGTGAAAGCCTGAGATTTTCCCGCTCTTGATTTCCCCTGCAGGCGAGAGGAAGCAGAGCTGGAGTCACGGCCTGTCTCTGGCTCCTTTCCTGCCGCGCCCCGACGTGGCGCCCCCGACAGGGGCAGGTGGCGCCCCCGACAGCTTCCCGCAGACCCTGTGCCCTTCCCAGCGGGCCCCTCACTTTCTTCCAGCCGCTCATCACTTGCCCCTGAGTTCCCATCGCCCCCGGGGATTCTGAGCGTACATGGGGAGCTGTGAAGTTCTCTGGTACAACTGCCCGACCGCAAGGCGCTTTAGGACAATCATTCGCGGGGCTGTATCTGTCTGTTCAGCAGGGCCCTAGAACGTCGGTCGTCTCGACACCGTGCTAACGTGGGTCGGGGTGAATTAATACCCTGTTGAGTGGCTGAGAATAACTGACTGTCCTGACCTGAGAAATGCTGTTCAAGGTAAAAGCCGGCCTGAAAAGTCCCAGCGTTAAATTTGGAGCCATGCAGCTTACGGCCAGGAGGATCCACCAGATCATCCGGAGTGACGTGTGTATTgcaggccaccaccaccaccccggtACTCTGTATAAGGGGGTTATCCCCAGGAAATCCCACCCCAGGCTTGGCTACGCCACTTATCAGATTGGCACATCTAGTCTGTTCCATTTCAGTTTCCACGTCTAACTGGCCCCTTGGCAAATTCCCAATGattgacccccccccaccctccccattcACAGTTGTGTGATTGACAGAAATTACATCCCTGTGATTGTTCCCGGCagcctctgccactggcctggtgGGCAAACTTGGGCAAGTCGCATCCctgtccgtgcctcagtttcccatctgtaaaagggggctaATGAtaccagcctcctttggaaagcaCTTGGAGCTCTATGGATCGAAAGGGCTGTACCCAGAGCTCGGGCTTCTTCTTCTTAAacatgtggcctgattttcacagagGCCGTTTTCAGCAGGTCAGCCCCTCTGCAGATGAGGCTGCTGCTTGCTCAGGAACCTGAATATTAGGGGCCAGATTTTAGGCCCCCCCATGTTTGAGGTTTCCGGCATTTGGAGGGGGGTCTCCTCCAGCAGAAGGGGCTCTACAAACGGGCATGCTGGAGCCTCAGGTTTATTCATCTTTCCGACAGCCCCCGGAGCTGTGGCTTTGTGTTGTGCTCTCTTCGGGGATccaccccccaccgccccacGAGCAGCGCTGTACCGTGGAAGACGTGTTCGAAGCCAGAGGAGTCCATGGCCGCTCCCTTCGAGCGTGAGTAGAGCCCGAACCACATCTCCTTCAGGTCTGCCTTGAAGTCATTCTCCGACAAATAGATACCTGGCCCGGGGAGACAGCAGGTGTCAGAGCTGGTCTCCAGCAGGGCAATGCAGCTAGCTCCCGGGGACTGAGCTTCCATAGCCCAGCCACGGGAGATCTCAGGTCTGAATCCATCAGCCGGCCAGATTCCACAGCACGCAGCCCAGCGAGGGGCAGCAGGGTGTTTGCATGGCTCTGGCATGGGCTTAACGGGGTCATTCGCCACCTGCTCGCTTGTAAGAACGGGTGAGGCCCAAAGATAGCAATCGGATGTTCTCCATCGCCAGCCTCACTATTTAGAACGTCAAACCCTTGTAGCCGGGACAGGGGGCCTTCTCCCTGGACCGAGGCTGCCTCCCCTCCAATCCCACGCCCACTCCTCTCTGAGTGCGCAAACTGCCCCTCCACGGCACATTTCCCCGTCTCCTTTGTCACTCCCAGCTGGCAAACTCCCGTCGGGCGCAGGTGCAAGCTATTACCTCTGTGTCACGCACGCACCCCGCCGGCAAGCAGcgagtgtgacgaagtggggggGTTTCTTGGTTTTCCCTTGGTTTTTCCCATGGGTTGcgtgcagagggggtgggactcagtttccctgggcgTTTCTGGTTTAACGAGGCGGTGGGAGAGGGAGgttgttgttacagaggaccgGGAACTTGGGGCCCCAGCCAgtggcctggagaatggagacCACAGCGACTGGTGACCTGGTGGCCCAGCTCGGGAGTCACAGCCAggtctggccagtgggaggacaatgggctgcggagagaggaccccggtgacctgaccagccggttccagccagagggggcCAGAGGatggaagagaggagaggaggcccaggaGACCCTGTTTAcgaccctgtttacctggagagaagacaatggacagaggccGGCTTGGGGCCCgtgatatcagatgcccagctgggaagcaggggggctcaggactggagagagagagcaggcagagcccacttGGATGCCGGGGAGACTAGGATGTGCTGTGcggagggaggccaggcctgaggccctgagagtttcctgtgctgggttcagacgCTCAGTGACCCctcctgttttacactggctgagaatcACTCCAGTCTAGAGATCAGAGGGGCATTATTCCCTCTAGCAGCGGAGGCCCTGGGGGTCCAGAGCAAGGGGACTCCCTGAAGGGGCCCACGGCAGAGACAggtgtgctaaggctcagagaggtgcggttccaggaggcGAAGGGGCTTAACCCCTGAGAGTgaacccccgagaagggctgtctcaCTGAAGGGGGAGAACAGGCAGTCCTAGTTGCCGGCGCTGATGGCCAGCAGGTGCCGGGAGCTGCGTTCTGCTCGGGTGAGAGCCGAGCTTGAGGGACaggtgtcacagagtgtgggggagtccaggccctgcaccgctcttcctgggattcactgaggcTCTCAGACAGCcaataaaacagaaggtttattggacaacaggaacacggtccaaaacagagcttgtgggtacaccgaggacccctcagtcaagtccttctgggggagcagggagcttagaccccagccctggggtcccctgcgttcctccacccagccccaaactgaaaactaaacccccgAGGGGAGGCAATTCCTTGCTTGGACTCCTGCCGGCGCAGCCAGGGGAAGCCTGTCTCCACGGCACCTGGCAGGGCTACAGGATCCTGCAATGAGCCGAGGCTGGGGATTAGCTATGGTCCCGCCAGCACCTGGCAGCAGACACAACCCATGTCATCACCTAGCTGCACACTGCCACACAGCTGGTACTTTACCTGTAGAAACAAAGAACTGGCTCAGCTTCTCCATCACCCGGGTCTTGAAGATTTCATCCAGGAAAGCGTCCACCTCCTGTCTCTCGGAGGCGGTCACCACCTCCTCCTTGCCCGTCATGCGTTCGTAGTTATTCAGCAGCGCCAAGAGCCTGGCAAAGGTGGGCTTGGAGAAGAGGGCATCCTCGTCCACGTAGCTGAAGAGCCTGGCAGGAGAGTGGAGAGAGGGGGTTAGGGACGCTGCTCCTAGTCACAGATCCAGCCAGAGAATCGGAGGCAGAGCCGGTGAGCTGATAGCTCTGCCTTAAGTACTTATCTGGGCCCCAACACCAGAGCATCAGAgggcctcacaatctttaatgcctTTATCCTCACCGCcccactggggggcagggaagtgcTCTTTTCCCCACTGGACACACGACGATCTGAGGCAGAGAGActtagtgacttgccccaggtcacaccaAGAAGTCTGTGGAGGAGCAAGGGATAGAACCCATGTCTGTGGCtggtactctaaccactggaccatccttcctctctgaccAGAGACTAACTAGTCCCTCTCGGATCGTTATAAATGGGACCTGCGGAAGGAGGCATCCCTGACAGAGAGCCAGAACGAGGCCTACGTACACTTCCgtcccccttcctgcacccccacaccctgaccaGATCCATCTGCCGTGTGTGTATGCTACCTCTGTGTCCCTCCACTCTGTCTGCCCTGCGGGAATTTCTACGTGGCTGTGGAAGGTTCTGCCCATGCAAGGATATGGTGTAATCTCAACGCACCCTCCCCCCTGATCTGTACATCCCACACAGGTGGGTTTCCCAGCATCTCCTgtcccctccactccacccccatgCCCTCACTTCTGCTCGGCGTAGTCTTGGCCTGCACTGGTCTGGTCAGAGGAGATCTTGTGCTGCAGGTTGAGGATGATCTCGCTGCTGGTGGCCCTGTTCACGTCGGCAGAGTACAGCGTCTCAGAGATGCTCTTGATCTCACTGTCGGAGACAGAGTAGAATGAGGGGACCTCCCGCTGCTCACCTTCCCCTGGAATGGCAACAAGAGGGACCAGAGTTCACTACGGCCTCGCCTCAGTGGCCAGATACTAGGGTAATGGGCTAGAAACATGGACAAAGAAGCACCTACAGCGCTAGTCCCCAACTCCCCTCTTACCCAGCTCAAAGGAGTAGCTGGCTCATTGGAGGCATGATGGCTGGTTTATTCAGTTCATCCAGCTAATGTGCCTATTAGAATAGTCACTAAGCCATCATTGTTGTGGAATAATTACTCCCAAGGAACCCTGTGCAGGCAAGATAGCCAAAGGGGAGAATCCAGCTTCCCTCTTCCATGTGCTCCATTCCTAATACAGTACCCAAGTGTCCATACACACCCTCCTCCCTGGGTCTGAGCAGGGCCTACTTCCTCTCACGTGTGGGAGAGAACCCAGCTCCGACCATCTGGAATGAGCTCCATCTACCGTCTGCTTCAGACACTCCGTTTCCTTTCGCACCTCGGCTGTCCAGCACAGCCTGGTCTCTACGCCACCCTCTCCCGCTGCAGCTATCCCACGCTACTTGCTGATTCTGTGACGCATTTGCAGGATGAAGCCGCGTTTCCTGGATTTTCCATTCTAGATATGGATGAAGCCCATCCACACAGACCCCCCTTCAAATCACTTTCACCTTTCTGGGGGTCTCTTAAATTTTCCCTCTCTGCTTGACTCCACAGCTGTACAGAACATCCCCAGGACTCCCTCTCTGGAAGGATTGATCGACAGGGGCCTGCTTTACACAGTAGAtcgggaaccaggactcctgggtccttttTCCCCGCTCCGCCAATGACTCACTAGGAGGCCTCGGACAGGGCATTTTTCTATGTGCCTCAGCTTTGTTCCTCTATCCAATGGTGATGTGGATACTGACCCCAGGCAGACCCTCAGCGACAAGAAGGGGAAATGACACTGTTAATGTAACAtagctgggaagcaggggatgttgcttctctctctttcgCGCCCCAACACCATCCTTGGGGTGCGTGCAAGCAGAAGTGGGCCGAAGCAGCTCCCCATCTTGGAGGTAGCTGGCCCTGACTGCCCCATATCACCTGCCCAGTGCACAGCAAGACTCAACGGACTTGAGAGCGAATCATGCTGGAGCTGAAATCCCATCAGAGGCTTTACAGCCAAGAGCTCTATCCATGGATTTTTAATGAGCCCTAAATGCACGTATCTCTGGGAACACGGGAGAGAATCTGCTCTCGTCTGTAGATATGGCAGCCAAGCCTTCGCCTTTAAAGTTAGAACTACAAATCTGACCTTAATTATTCACAAAGATTCTTGGGATCCCGGCTTTCCTTCTTTGCTGTGCATTTTCTCTACGTGAGTACACGAGGGAAACAGGGAAGTGCTATTTCTGCCTTTGCTGGAAACTGCACGGACAAGTTCTCGGCACAAACAAGCAAGCAGCTAACCACGAAACCAGATGGGAAAcaacatgggtgaaatcctggccccctgaaatcaatgggaaacctCCTGTCGGCTTCATTGAACTAGGATTTCTGAAGTGCTCGTGCATAGGGGTGGCTACGACTTGATTTCATGTGTTTGATAAAGTGCATGTTACACGGTGGTTATTTGCACAAAGTAACCTTCAGGGGGGAAGAGCAGCTATCGTCGATGGTGAACATACGCCAGGCGAATAACATGTTAAGCAAAGAGTGATTGCAAGATACTCGTGCAGCAAAACAGAAAGCGCTACCAGAATACAGCGTACAGACCTTACTGGAGAAGAGCCCCAAGTGTCAATTTTGCTGCCACGCTTTAGaactagaccaggggtcggcagcctttcagaagtggtgggccgagttttcatttattcactctaatttaaggtttcgcgtgccggtaatacattttaacgtttcttagaaggtctctctctataagtctatattatataactaaactattgtatgtaaagtaaaccaggcttttaaaatgtttaagaagcttgatttaaaattaaattaaaatgcagatcttatcagtttagtgcagtggttcttaacctggggtgtaTGCACCCactgggggtgcgagatgccctttctgggggtgtgagACGTGCGaggtttttttagaaggtaaatcatcgaaaacacaaattaagcacgggCACATAAGTACAATTTCTTTGCTTCATCAAACCTATgtttttattaacattatacatttttaacgattactgtaatatacaaagtttttaagtttttaagctaactgtagtgtaatttttgataagggctgcagagcactgggcccaggccaggagcagagccctggtcTGGCTGCCGGTACCCCAAGCCGGCAggagggctgagtggggccaatggcggggaccccggctggcaaggggccggcagccggaaccccagaccagcagcaaggtgagcggggctggcggctggtATTCCAGGCCAGCAGCAAGCTGAGCGGGGCCGATGGCCGGGATtttggctggcaaggggccagcggcCGGAACCCCAAACcgtcagcgggctgagcagggtggCAGaaagaaccccagaccggcagcggctcactcgctgccggtctggggttccgctggctcctgccagccgggatcccggctgccggcccGGCTCAGCCCGCCACCGGTCTGGAGTTCCgtccaccggctcctgccagcctgggtcccggctgccggcccggCTCAGCCCGCCGCCGTCTGGAGTTCcgtccgccagctcctgccagcctgggtcccggctgccggcccggCTCAGCCCGCCGCCGGTCTGGAGTTctgtccgctggctcctgccagccggggtcccggctgccggctccgctcagcccactgccggtctggagtTCCATTTACCCAGGTTGGTGGTTTTGCCCAAATTTGTCCCCAATGATGGCCAACGTCAGCTTTTCACAGAAcagatttttgaatatttttttcatagaGTCATGGAtgttaagcccagaagggaccgtGAGGagcagtctgacctcctgcgtaacacaAACCCGGGAATATCACTCAATGagtcctgcatccagcccatgtCTTGTGGCTGAGCTAAAAAgccatccaatcttaatttaaaactgTCAAGGGATGGAGAAGGCACCACATCCCTtggttggtaaattgttctacaAGGGTAAAATTCACTCCTATGCAAGAGGCCAACATGGGGCCTTCTGCACCACTTAAGAAGTGAAAAGTAAGCAATGCTTAGACCGTCTGTACAGGGCTGAATTTCGTGTTTGCAAAATCAGAGCTTTGGGCATCTGTGTTCACTCAGAAATGGCTCATTTGAACCCATAATTTTTGCCAGGCTCTTGGGCAGGAGAGAAATCTCACCCTGAATTGCCTTTTTGTTATCGTCACATAAATCCAAACGGgatacattttagtttaaaaaatattttaacaatctGCTCTTACCTGGAAAGGAGAGGTGGGCCCCAGATGTTAAACAGGGCAGGAAGCAGACCAGCGCAAGAATGCCTTTCATCTTGGATGGGCTGCAACCTACCTGACACCGGAGCAGCACTGAGGGTTTATATCAGTTTGCTGTATCGCTTGAGATAACGCTAGAGAAATATTAAACCGCTCTAAGTTTGGAGCTGCAGCTCAAAGCCCAGGGATAATGAACACATGCGAAGTTTGTTGGCAGAACTAGATAAAGTCAGACACAGCTGTTGCACAGCTAGATAAGCCAGGGATAGGTGGGAGCGGGTTGGATAATATGCAAGACCAGAGAATTCAGGTATTGAAAGATAGTCAGGAGTCCAGTGCAGAATTGACACGCTGGTgatcaatatcattgtgaaatgtgtcAGCACTCTATGAGGAGTCATGGATAttcactgatattatgctttaaagtctgtgaccaaacaaaggaagaaacaggttttctcccagacagAAGGGAAGGCAGCTCTCTACATGGCTCCAGTGTAAATGAAGCGttatggaatcaaaacaatggaagccccatttacacacAAATCAGCAGGGGGATGGGCACAATCAGCCAAACCACACACAAGCAGTGACGGGACTCAAACTCGCGACTGCGGGCTCTGCTTCCCACGTGGTAACTGGGACGTGCGTTAGGCCTGGTTCTGTTGCCTGGTAGCAAGAGTCAGGCTTCCCCAGAGATCGGCTCACTCAGGCACTCTGATCTCATCAAGGAGCATCCTCATGGTGCTAGATAGGGTAGCTCCTAGGGACTGGAGGCTCCAAGGCTCCCAAATCCAGCTGCTTAGCCAGGGAGGAGGGGACATGCACAACACGTCAAGGCGTCTCAACCGCCCTTGGGtcagagaaattaaaaataaaatcacctctCTCCAGGAAAACTGTGAGTTAATTCTTTTTTTGATTCCTCTTCATTTCCCATCTCTGAGCAGATGCACTTATCCTGGATTTTATATTTCTATGTaaatggcagcattatctcccaagTACTAACCTCAAAAGAACAATGGGACCGGTGGGAAACCAGAAGGTCTCTGGGGCATGAGCTTGGGGGAGGGATGCCCTTCCTATGAAATCTACACAGCAGCTAACTACACAGCTTTATTTCCGGGATGGATTGGAGTATCAAATATCTGGGGTCTCAGACACAAGCGGAATATGCTAATGCCATTCTCCTTTAGGATTAGTCTGAAAGCCGTTAATCGTCTCCAATTGGCAGGCAGAGGCTGGATAGACACACTTATTTCACATTTCCAGATGCAAGCGTATTTTGACCCTTAAGCGCGGTTTAGCCAAAACCCATGGAGGTGGAGGAGCCCTGTGGCCGTTCAGATACAGAATGGAGACCCTCCTGGTTTTCACTTTCATTGTTCCGCGACGTCTGCACGTGTTTTACTGGCAGAGAAACGGACTGTTTGGTCGTCTGAGGTCAAGGATGAATTTGGAGATTCACTCTCGCTGCTCTGCGGTACTGGCAGATTGTGGGTGAAGGAAGCGTGGCTCGGAGCCCAAGTACAGCCAGCCCCGGGACTTCTGTAATGTAGTGCTGAGCACGTTCACCTTTCAAATGGCTGTGCCAGACGTCTCAGCATACCAGGCTCAGTCTCGACCGAGCCTGCCCGTGCTGCGTTCCTGCATTACAGATAGTCAGGTTATCCAATATGTATATTGCAGTGGCTCCCGGAGGCCCCAGTCAGCACGGTCCCTGATCCATCAATATGGCACATTGCAGGCTAGCACTGGTAGCCTCCACACACCCCTCCGCTGCACTAGCGGTAGGGACAGCTGAAATCACTTCCAATTCGGTGTAActatttgcttgtgcccagttgtCAACGTGGCTAAATTTAGATGCAAAGGATCTTAACTCCACACGGTGCCTTTACTCCTCTTACGCCCCCTggaagctggggggagcccagtgCACCGCCCCCAAAGGGGTCCTCACAGGGCTGGTCACTCTGGTACGGTGCACGCAGGCAAGCTGTGCCAAGCAGCTGTGGACAAACAGGGGACCAAACTGACATTTTTGATCCTACTCAGGAGAGGAATGGCAGGATCCCCGGATGCAGGAAGGGTGAAGGATGCAGGAAGGGTGATGCTGTGTCATTTAGAAGCCAGGAAAGGAGGAAGTGTGTGGCATTCTTAGAgagtcattaattaattaattaattaattaaattggttagtctctaaggtgccacaagtactccttttctttttgcgaatacagactaacacggctgttattctgaaatcATTCATTAATGTAATCAACCCCGAGGCTATACCGCTCTTCAGACCCCATGCCAGCCTTGAGAGGAACTGTGTGCGTGCAAAGACTGACCCCTCTGCCTTTGGGATAGTCCTCGCTCATTTGAAGACACTTGATTTCCAGTACACCCAACAAGGCCCCTCGTCCGGATTCAGCAGAGTCCACTCAGCTGGTAAATTACCCTTCTGTCCAACAGGCAGGCCGCAACCGTAATAATTTTATCTTCAAGGGCTTGTTTAATATTTAAGTGACCAAATGCTGCTTATGTTAGACTTTCCCACTGCGGTCTCAGAGGGATTTTGCTGGATGAATGCTCTGAAAagtaaggggtgggggggatagtAAGGGGAAGTAAATTAGCCCTGGTCTCCCCTTACCTCCCCTTCAGGGCCATAGGCaacgagttatatgggcccatggtgcccgtgctccaccaaTATGCAGGAATGTGGGCCCGGCTCCCCCAATatttgggcttatattttcagaCCTGTCCCGTCCATAGGATGGACTGGGGCAACCCCCCCCCGAAGCACGGGGCCTGGGTCAGTTGCCCCGGTCCGTCCTATGGACAGGACAGCTCTGcctggacccgttctgggcaccaccaaagaTTACACAAACCTGGTGCCCTTTGTTCAGGGCCCTAGATTGGGCCCAAATCGGACTCTTCCACACCTCCTTTTCCTGCTCCTCCAACTCTTGACTCcatgctccccacccccgcacatTACAGGAAATCTTCCTGCCATGAATTGTGGACTAGGTACGACATTCAATCCGGGACCACTTTCATAAACGAGGATCCCTGGGGACGCAGGAATAGggagaccagacagcaagtgtgaaaaatcgggacagggggtggggggtaataggagcctagataaaaaaaagacccaaaaatcgggactgtccctataaaatcaggacatctggtcaccctacacaggaACAGTTAGAGTTTCTGCACACTGATATTAAGAAACAGGCCATTTGCTTTGGTGATTTCCTTCAGCTTCCAACCCCAAGGGTAACATATGCTGTCTTAACACCATGTCTACTAGCCGTTTGGCACAGGTCTTCCttgggtggagagggagggggcagggaacagtTCCGGTAACCCCCAGCAAGCAGCCAGCCTTAGGATCCAACTGGTCCCGGTTTCCAGAGGACATATGCTCTGTTTCAGTAGGAAGATCCTAGCACTTGGCTCTATGGAACGGAGTTGGTAAGGAGAATTTGCGTGTGCTATGTGCTAGCAAGTCTATACTGGGGACTCCAGTTTCACAGGATTCTGGACTGCCAAGGCCCCGTGATCCAtgtgtgatgcagcagggagtggggagtatGGACCTGGGAATGTTGTAGGGGAGTTTtgctgggactgtctgcattggGGATGGGAGACTTTCCGTGAGGGAAGATACCTGAGCATGTAACATGAGAGCCCAGGAgaggggttggggccaggtgacaccttctgcccgggaaactggacaaaggctggaggagcaACCAGGGGGAGGGAGTGTGAGACGGccggagggggtttcagtttggagctggctggggaaacggagggagCCCCAGgactggggtctaagctccctgcccccccagaaggacttgactgaggggtcctggttgtacctacaagctctgtttgggaccgtgttcctgtcgtcccataaaccttccattttactggctggctgagtcaGGGTGAatggcaggaagtgggggtgcaggcagggccagctccaggcaccagctttccaagcaggtgcttgggggggGCATTCAGAATGGGGGCGGCACTCCGTGTCCCGCggtggcaatttggcggcagcccCGCCGCTGTTGCGGCAGCAGTAATTTGGTGGCGACTGCTTGGGggggcaaaattggtagagccgcccctgggtgcagggccctgactcccccacactccgtgacaccatgCACATGGGAAGAGGTCCTCCTCTGTCTGGAGACCTGCCAGTCTCTTGTTCTGGCTAGAAGGCTGGAGCAGGGATTGCAACGGTGCGGGCAGGAGGCTGTTTCATCACTCTTCTGGCTcttccatagattcatagatattaaggtcagaagggaccattacgatcatctagtctgacctcctgca
The DNA window shown above is from Caretta caretta isolate rCarCar2 chromosome 20, rCarCar1.hap1, whole genome shotgun sequence and carries:
- the LOC125627705 gene encoding uridylate-specific endoribonuclease D-like, encoding MKGILALVCFLPCLTSGAHLSFPGEGEQREVPSFYSVSDSEIKSISETLYSADVNRATSSEIILNLQHKISSDQTSAGQDYAEQKLFSYVDEDALFSKPTFARLLALLNNYERMTGKEEVVTASERQEVDAFLDEIFKTRVMEKLSQFFVSTGIYLSENDFKADLKEMWFGLYSRSKGAAMDSSGFEHVFHGEIKSGKISGFHNWVHYYELEKNGEINYLSYSYNGPWTGYPDIMAFQYSWTGYLKSVGSFFIGSSPEFELAVYTLCYKTRPNKLCTLSLGGKSAQIQTYSWANSEYGAGKRYLASSYPNSP